From one Triticum urartu cultivar G1812 chromosome 3, Tu2.1, whole genome shotgun sequence genomic stretch:
- the LOC125548751 gene encoding cytochrome P450 704C1-like translates to MATGMPECSPAMLVAAGLAVLAICSYLATIVVRHGAAGAQRYPPVVGTVFHQVYHLRRLHDYFTDLFREHATFRLLAPGGRRQIYTSDTAVVEHILRTNFANYGKGASNYDKMGDLFGDGIFAVDGDKWKQQRKIASYDFSTRALRDFSGGVFNRNAAKLAHIVAGNAAAKQPMDFQALLMKATMDSIFTIAFGVDLGTLSGSDEGSRFAAAFDDASEFILLRYVDAFWKVSRFLNVGAEAALRHRIKVVDEFVYKCIRARADEMSDGSKAHGTGSKDDLLSRFILATNSETGKVDYKYLRDIILNIVMAGKDTTAGALAWFLYMMCKHPEVQEKISKEAAGAGDATSSIDDYSRSLTEEALNKMHYLHAALTETLRLYPSLPLDNKECFSDDVLPNGFSVGKGDIVFYAPYAMGRMERLWGEDTIAFRPERWLDECGEFLPESPFKFTAFQAGPRICLGKEFAYRQMKIFAAVLLRFFVLELHDKYASVNYRTMITLYIDQGLHLTATARCII, encoded by the exons ATGGCGACGGGAATGCCAGAGTGCTCTCCGGCCATGCTGGTGGCTGCCGGCCTCGCCGTGCTAGCGATCTGCTCGTACCTTGCCACCATCGTTGTCCGCCACGGCGCCGCCGGAGCGCAGCGGTACCCGCCCGTGGTCGGAACGGTGTTCCACCAGGTATATCACCTCCGGCGGCTGCACGACTACTTCACGGACCTGTTCCGCGAGCACGCGACGTTCCGGCTGCTCGCGCCGGGAGGACGGAGGCAGATTTACACGTCCGACACGGCGGTGGTCGAACACATCCTCAGGACCAACTTCGCCAACTACGGCAAG GGCGCGTCTAACTACGACAAGATGGGCGATCTCTTCGGAGACGGCATCTTCGCGGTGGACGGCGACAAGTGGAAGCAGCAGAGGAAGATCGCCAGCTACGACTTCTCGACGAGGGCCCTCCGGGACTTCAGCGGCGGCGTTTTCAACCGGAACGCCGCCAAGCTCGCGCATATCGTCGCCGGCAACGCAGCCGCGAAGCAACCCATGGACTTCCAG GCCCTGCTGATGAAAGCGACGATGGACTCCATCTTCACCATCGCCTTCGGCGTGGACCTCGGCACGCTGTCGGGGTCGGACGAGGGGAGCCGCTTCGCCGCGGCGTTCGACGACGCCAGCGAGTTCATCCTGCTACGTTACGTCGATGCGTTCTGGAAGGTGTCGAGGTTCCTTAACGTCGGCGCCGAGGCGGCGCTCAGGCACAGGATCAAGGTCGTCGACGAGTTCGTGTACAAGTGCATCCGGGCCAGGGCGGACGAGATGTCGGACGGCAGCAAGGCACACGGCACT GGGTCGAAGGATGATCTGCTGTCCAGGTTCATACTGGCAACCAACAGCGAAACCGGGAAGGTGGATTACAAGTACCTGAGAGACATCATATTGAACATAGTCATGGCCGGCAAGGACACGACCGCCGGAGCGCTTGCCTGGTTCCTTTACATGATGTGCAAGCACCCGGAGGTCCAGGAGAAGATAAGCAAGGAGGCTGCCGGCGCCGGCGACGCCACGTCGTCCATCGACGACTACTCCCGGAGCCTCACCGAGGAAGCGCTGAACAAGATGCACTACCTGCACGCCGCCCTAACGGAGACGCTGAGGCTGTACCCTTCTCTCCCGTTG GATAACAAGGAGTGCTTTTCAGACGACGTTCTACCCAATGGCTTCAGCGTCGGGAAGGGAGACATCGTGTTCTACGCCCCCTACGCCATGGGCCGGATGGAGCGGCTGTGGGGCGAGGACACCATTGCCTTCCGGCCCGAAAGATGGCTCGACGAGTGCGGCGAGTTCCTGCCGGAGAGCCCTTTCAAGTTCACAGCTTTCCAGGCTGGTCCAAGGATCTGCTTGGGAAAGGAATTCGCGTATAGGCAGATGAAGATCTTCGCGGCTGTGCTCCTCCGCTTCTTTGTGCTCGAGCTACATGACAAGTACGCCAGCGTCAACTACAGGACCATGATCACGCTCTACATCGACCAGGGTCTCCATCTTACGGCTACGGCCAGATGCATCATATAG